One Megalopta genalis isolate 19385.01 chromosome 5, iyMegGena1_principal, whole genome shotgun sequence DNA window includes the following coding sequences:
- the SCAP gene encoding SREBP cleavage activating protein, with protein sequence MFRSLPDRVAGLYYSHGLVCSSHPIAIISLAISIMLLCCYPLVNLPMPGNAPRTVINHTFVPENNTEASVFYVQQVVLRTGVIPWTEELTLMDAFRGPLYEVFNLLEIIQNYQHPETLKTLGQVCLHIEAVKKRNGKKPEVLPEYNCLVLSPANLWQRSIELYAQDTNLINTIYSYQNLQKGKVSLAEIMFGMNLKETGIKRYPIRLRQRILQYAVTIFLRDYDHEFIEGLHHRLKNYYHLHQIEGDNATYIPTDETLHILYPGEFNYSDFFPLMMTFNALFFYVYFSVRKIELIKSKIGIAFSATVTVIGSLSMTVGVCFFFGLTLSLSGKEVFPYLVIIVGLENVLVLTKSVVSTPAHLDVKIRVAQALSKEGWSITKNLLTEVTILTIGLFTFVPAIQEFCIFAIVGLVNDFFLQMVFFSTILAIDIKRTELSSETSRFHMPHIPTMRKQQFTTTITNRKPNIFRSKSHPRLNGLSNGPTNVIAPNTQNTHTLGKIPKRLRIVHFWARTRIFQRAFMVWMVVWISMIVYNSGIVEHVIHLSDTLKSESEIDGYTLDKPQSLNNYIELNTMKPLSMPSATIAPDHLNRQDDLTNNVTEELNKLKPVDFPPWNRLSFYHWSSVLSMYNISAAGGRITILPTVKLSHAVSPQLVKQISNPNDVQHFQWQNLATAALDPLDFSDMELPSRSESRGFNADAPFIPSSPMEIFLAAVLCLISVVVVAYTMVVLYRCICSRNYAEWRASWHQPEKAHDSSTQLVLEALPLVLEGHTQEVECIATDSNTIASTCLAGHIRVWDATSGEQLAHVDRKQFFSSPKKNLSQAATDVDELMSDYESGSPPSRGEMEGTDSFGLYSAVNYRKSSPGLCNMHRGHTNTISKRHSMGNTSEYEYQANEYNLEKKIHLRRSLDNAYDTPDLKSAINIKFSSMKHTTPTQQNYEQGYDFGDQYKYLFEKHNKSIDELQKSESAEQLCMPSSRLSTSHLVGSASSLSTDKTVQYSQVSPIWCMDYQENLIVVGCANGSLEFWEGTTGRFKCLFDDGSGFGISAVKFVGSRVVAAKLNGSVDFLQLESYSEGQQIDWGFTSYRRTHVRTGSAGSPMDINNIMQSEEDLRCIKISSHRVHQQAITVLDSEGGRVLTGSQDHTLKVYRLEDQLPLYTLHGHCGPISCLFIDRMSPMTSGSGSQDGLLCVWDLLTGTCMYSIQAHDGAVAAITCSVSYVISIGTDERLCVWERFQGHLLHTLPAHRSAYSLQLVMLTHHLLITSNQGSLVVWDVRTGEPVREVRLGHKDSCIFVKQMLALRDSVVCDFGRQLRIIRFPLVSDKLD encoded by the exons ATGTTCCGTAGTCTGCCAGATAGGGTGGCTGGGCTGTACTATTCTCACGGCCTGGTCTGCTCTTCGCATCCTATTGCTATTATTTCATTGGCAATCTCCATAATGTTATTATGTTG CTATCCTTTGGTCAATTTGCCGATGCCTGGCAATGCGCCAAGGACTGTAATCAATCATACATTTGTACCTGAAAACAATACGGAGGCCTCTGTGTTCTATGTGCAACAAGTGGTATTAAGAACCGGAGTTATTCCATGGACAGAAGAGTTAACTCTGATGGATGCATTCCGGGGCCCACTTTATGAAGTTTTTAATCTACTAGAGATTATACAAAATTATCAGCATCCAGAAAC ACTCAAAACACTTGGACAAGTTTGTTTACACATTGAAGctgttaaaaaaagaaatggtAAAAAGCCAGAAGTGTTGCCAGAATATAATTGTCTTGTTCTTTCACCTGCAAATCTATGGCAAAGAAGCATAGAGTTATACGCACAGGATACAAATCTGATAAATACGATATATTCGTATCAG AATCTACAGAAAGGTAAAGTAAGCTTAGCTGAGATAATGTTTGGAATGAATCTTAAAGAAACTGGTATAAAACGGTATCCAATTCGTCTTCGACAAAGAATATTGCAATACGCAGTAACTATTTTCTTAAGGGACTATGATCATGA atTTATTGAGGGATTACACCACAGattgaaaaattattatcaCCTTCATCAAATAGAAGGAGATAACGCAACATACATACCCACTGATGAAacattacatattttatatccTGGAGAATTCAATTACAGTGATTTTTTCCCATTAATGATGACTTTCAACGCCCTATTCTTTTATGTTTATTTTTCTGTGAGGAAAATAGAATTGATAAAGTCAAAGATTGGGATAGCATTTAGCGCAACTGTTACAGTAATAGGTTCACTGTCCATGACTGTGGGTGTATGTTTTTTTTTTGGCTTAACGTTAAGTTTAAGTGGAAAGGAGGTATTTCCATATCTGGTGATTATCGTAGGACTAGAAAATGTATTGGTATTAACCAAAAGTGTAGTGAGCACTCCAGCACACTTGGATGTAAAAATACGAGTTGCTCAGGCTTTGTCCAAAGAGGGTTGGTCCATTACTAAGAACCTACTTACAGAAGTGACGATACTGACAATTGGTTTGTTCACGTTTGTACCAGCCATACAAGAGTTTTGTATATTCGCCATTGTCGGGCTGGTCAATGACTTCTTTCTGCAAATGGTCTTTTTCTCGACCATTCTCGCGATCGACATTAAACGCACAGAGCTTTCTAGCGAAACCTCTAGATTCCATATGCCACATATTCCCACTATGCGCAAACAACAGTTTACAACGACCATAACGAATAGAAAGCCGAACATTTTCCGATCGAAGTCACACCCGAGACTAAATGGCCTGTCTAATGGTCCAACAAATGTGATAGCTCCAAACACGCAGAACACTCACACGTTGGGCAAGATTCCAAAACGTTTGCGAATAGTACATTTCTGGGCGAGGACGAGAATATTTCAACGTGCCTTTATGGTATGGATGGTTGTCTGGATCAGCATGATTGTTTATAATTCAGGCATCGTTGAACATGTCATACATTTAAGTGACACATTGAAATCAGAATCTGAGATTGATGGATACACTCTAGACAAGCCTCAGTCACTGAACAACTATATCGAATTAAACACAATGAAACCATTATCAATGCCCTCGGCCACCATTGCCCCAGATCATTTAAATAGACAG GATGATCTAACTAATAACGTTACGGAAGAGTTAAACAAATTGAAACCAGTGGATTTTCCGCCTTGGAATCGTTTATCATTTTATCACTGGTCTTCGGTTCTCTCCATGTACAATATTTCTGCGGCCGGTGGACGAATAACTATACTACCAACAGTAAAACTATCTCACGCTGTGAGTCCACAGTTGGTTAAACAAATTAGCAATCCCAACGACGTGCAACATTTCCAATGGCAGAACCTCGCAACCGCGGCTCTTGACCCATTAGATTTCTCAG ATATGGAGCTACCAAGTAGATCTGAGAGTAGAGGTTTTAACGCAGATGCACCATTCATTCCATCAAGCCCCATGGAGATCTTCCTGGCCGCAGTACTTTGCCTTATTAGCGTCGTCGTTGTTGCTTACACTATGGTCGTACTTTATAGATGTATCTGTTCAAGAAATTACGCTGAATGGAGGGCCAGTTGGCATCAGCCAGAGAAAGCTCATGATTCCTCGACACAGCTAGTTCTGGAAGCGTTGCCATTGGTCCTTGAAGGGCACACGCAAGAAGTTGAGTGCATTGCTACAGACAGTAACACTATTGCTAGCACTTGTTTAGCTGGGCACATACGAGTCTGGGATGCGACTTCCGGTGAACAACTGGCTCACGTAGATAGGAAACAGTTTTTCAGTAGTCCAAAAAAGAATTTGAGTCAAGCAGCAACAGATGTAGATGAATTGATGTCAGATTATGAGAGTGGCTCGCCTCCTTCGAGAGGAGAAATGGAAGGCACTGACTCCTTTGGACTTTACTCAGCGGTCAACTACAGAAAATCGTCTCCTGGTTTATGCAACATGCATAGGGGACATACTAACACTATCAGTAAGAGACACTCGATGGGAAACACATCAGAGTATGAGTATCAGGCGAACGAATACAACCTAGAGAAGAAGATACATCTGCGCAGAAGTTTGGACAATGCTTATGATACTCCTGATCTGAAGTCAGCGATCAACATCAAATTCTCTTCAATGAAACATACAACTCCAACGCAACAAAACTACGAACAAGGATACGATTTTGGAGATCAGTACAAATATCTTTTCGAAAAACACAATAAGTCTATAGACGAACTGCAGAAGTCAGAAAGCGCAGAGCAATTGTGTATGCCTAGCAGTAGATTGAGCACATCTCACTTAGTGGGTAGTGCGTCTTCATTAAGCACAGATAAAACTGTACAATATTCACAAGTGTCCCCTATTTGGTGTATGGATTACCAAGAAAACTTGATAGTAGTGGGTTGCGCTAACGGAAGTTTAGAATTTTGGGAAGGTACCACGGGTAGGTTTAAA TGTCTGTTCGATGACGGATCCGGGTTTGGTATATCCGCAGTCAAATTCGTCGGTAGCCGAGTTGTAGCTGCCAAATTGAATGGCTCCGTTGACTTTTTGCAACTGGAGAGTTACAGCGAGGGTCAACAAATTGATTGGGGTTTCACTTCGTACAGAAGAA CTCACGTTAGGACGGGAAGTGCTGGCTCACCTATGGATATAAATAACATCATGCAATCCGAAGAAGACCTTCGTTGCATAAAAATTAGTTCTCATAGAGTGCATCAACAAGCAATAACTGTGCTTGACAGCGAGGGTGGCCGCGTTTTGACCGGTAGTCAAGATCACACTCTCAAAGTGTATAG GTTAGAGGATCAGTTGCCATTATACACACTTCATGGACATTGTGGGCCCATATCCTGTCTTTTTATCGACAGGATGAGTCCAATGACATCCGGTAGCGGATCTCAAGATGGACTACTATGCGTTTGGGATCTTCTGACTG GAACATGCATGTACAGTATACAGGCCCATGATGGTGCCGTGGCAGCTATTACATGCTCTGTGTCCTATGTGATAAGCATTGGAACTGATGAAAGGCTGTGTGTCTGGGAAAGGTTTCAGGGACACTTACTACACACTCTTCCAGCACACAGATCAGCGTATAGTTTACAGTTAGTCATGTTAACGCATCATCTACTCATCACTAGTAATCAG GGGTCGCTAGTAGTGTGGGACGTAAGGACAGGAGAACCTGTGCGTGAAGTGAGGCTGGGTCACAAAGATAGTTGTATTTTCGTGAAACAAATGTTAGCGTTAAGGGACAGCGTGGTCTGTGACTTCGGGCGACAGTTACGGATAATTAGATTCCCATTGGTCTCTGACAAGCTAGACTAA